GTACTTCCTGTCGCCGTACCAGCCCTCGCCGATCCAGTACGTGGCGTTGACCGCCAGATCGTGTTTCGGATAACGCTGCAGAAACTCCTGGAGCCACTGCCGGCCGCCGGCAAAATCCCCCTGCTTCTGGATCAGCTCCAGGCCACGCTCGTAGAGAGCCTCGGGTGTCTCTGCCGGGGCCGCCGGGGCCGGTTGTGCCTTGGCCTGCTCCGCCAGCCTGGCCAGCCGATCCTCCAGTGCTGTCACCTTGAGGGCCAGATCGTCCCGCACCAGGGAGAGATCACTCCCCAGTTGGGCCCGCGCCCGCGCCATGTCCTCAAAACGGCCATGGACCGACTGGAATTCGACCCGCAGAGTGTCGAGCCCCGCCTGCAGGTCGGCCTGCTGCCGGGTGAGGAGATCGAGGCGCTCCCTGCCTTGCCGATCATCCTTCATGCCGACCACATTGCGCTCAAGTTCGGCCAACCGCCGCTTCATCTCCTGCAGGTCACT
This genomic stretch from Desulfuromonadales bacterium harbors:
- the ybgF gene encoding tol-pal system protein YbgF, which gives rise to SDLQEMKRRLAELERNVVGMKDDRQGRERLDLLTRQQADLQAGLDTLRVEFQSVHGRFEDMARARAQLGSDLSLVRDDLALKVTALEDRLARLAEQAKAQPAPAAPAETPEALYERGLELIQKQGDFAGGRQWLQEFLQRYPKHDLAVNATYWIGEGWYGDRKYENAILQFQEVIQKYGDHPKVAAALLKQGLAFHALGDLKNARVILQKLIDTFPLSEEAKKAKEKLAEWKKS